The DNA segment CACGACCGAGCGCCGACTGGCGAAAACACGGGACCACCAGATGTTGTTGTGAAAGACCTCGCCCATCGAAAAGAGGGCGGAATTCCAGGCGATCAACAAGCCCGCCGGCAGCAGCAGATCAAGCCGATCGGGATGCCGGGCCACCAAAGAGGCATGCACCTCAGGCATCGGGAATTGACGGAAGGCGAGCACCGCCACCACCGCCAGCAGCACCATGATCAACAGCGACTGGATGAAATCGGTGCCGATCACGGCCCGCATCCCGCCGAACAGGGTGTAGACGGTGGCGACACCGATCACCAACACCATTCCCACGTGGTAATCAAAGCCTGAAAGCGCCTGCAGCAGCAGGCCAGCACCCATCGCCTGGGTCATCAGAAAGCCCAGGGTGTAGATCGCGGTGATCACCATGAACACCCACCAGGCCAGACGCCCGTAGCGCAGGCGAATGAAGTCCCCGCTGGTGCGCCCGTTGGGCATCAACTGCTTGATCCGCGAGGCCAGGGGGGCGAACAGAATCAGGCCAAGCCCGGCCAGGGCATAGCTGAACATGCCCCAGAGGCCGGTTTTGTAGCCGAATTCAGGGGCGAGCAGGGTGGTGTTGCCGGTGACCCAGGAGGCCATCAACGTGGCCGTGCTCAGGGCAAGCCCGATGTTGCGCCCCGCCAGCATGTAGTCATCAGCATTGCCTTGACCGCGCCGGCCCCAGGCAATACCCAGCGCCACCCAGAGAACAGAGAACAGCACCACCAACGCCCAGGCGATCCCTGGCTGAAGGAAGGGAACCGAGTCAGCGGACATCCGTCGACCCCCTGCGGTTCCAATACAGGTGTCCGCGCAGAATCATCACCACCGTCGCCGCAGTCACAACGGCACCAAGGGC comes from the Synechococcus sp. A15-62 genome and includes:
- a CDS encoding sodium:solute symporter family protein — its product is MSADSVPFLQPGIAWALVVLFSVLWVALGIAWGRRGQGNADDYMLAGRNIGLALSTATLMASWVTGNTTLLAPEFGYKTGLWGMFSYALAGLGLILFAPLASRIKQLMPNGRTSGDFIRLRYGRLAWWVFMVITAIYTLGFLMTQAMGAGLLLQALSGFDYHVGMVLVIGVATVYTLFGGMRAVIGTDFIQSLLIMVLLAVVAVLAFRQFPMPEVHASLVARHPDRLDLLLPAGLLIAWNSALFSMGEVFHNNIWWSRVFASRRSVVMTSFVLGGIAWMSVPMVTGSIGLVALARELPLEQVNMVFPVMAADLLGAGGAALVFVVVFASLTSTLDSLLASTADLLAEDVYFRLLRPQASDLQLKQAARLMVVGLAVVTLALSWPRLDSLASVLFFTGALVASTVWPVACGLYWRTANRKAAIAAMLAGSVVGLLAYVLIAPYCAAVFSAAVSAIVMLMGSRFWPERFDFTLLQEEG